From the Clavibacter phaseoli genome, one window contains:
- a CDS encoding carbon-nitrogen hydrolase family protein: MKIALAQIISSPDPAENLARITAFAEDAARQGAELVVFPEAAQRAFGNPLPEIAEPLDGPWASGVRSVADRLGVTIVAGMFTPGADGRVRNTLLVARPSGQEAAGAGSYDKIHLFDAFGFRESDAVDPGESVAVIEVGGTRASLATCYDVRFPALFLAGADRGAAVSVVCASWGAGPGKADQWDLLLRARALDSTTFVVAVGQGDPATLPAGSRGHDPASGAPTGIGRSAVVSPLGEVLHRLGGEEELLVVDIDPSAVEAARGTLPVLANRRRGLEQAV; this comes from the coding sequence ATGAAGATCGCGCTCGCCCAGATCATCAGCTCGCCGGATCCCGCGGAGAACCTCGCACGGATCACCGCCTTCGCGGAGGACGCCGCGCGGCAGGGCGCCGAGCTCGTGGTGTTCCCGGAGGCGGCGCAGCGCGCGTTCGGGAACCCGCTGCCCGAGATCGCGGAGCCGCTCGACGGGCCGTGGGCCTCGGGCGTGCGTTCGGTGGCGGACCGGCTCGGCGTCACGATCGTCGCGGGCATGTTCACGCCCGGCGCGGACGGCCGCGTGCGCAACACGCTCCTCGTCGCCCGGCCGTCCGGCCAGGAGGCCGCGGGTGCCGGGTCGTACGACAAGATCCACCTCTTCGACGCGTTCGGCTTCCGCGAGTCCGACGCCGTCGACCCGGGCGAGAGCGTCGCCGTGATCGAGGTCGGCGGCACGCGCGCCTCCCTCGCCACCTGCTACGACGTGCGCTTCCCCGCGCTGTTCCTCGCGGGCGCCGACCGCGGCGCCGCCGTCAGCGTCGTCTGCGCGAGCTGGGGAGCCGGCCCCGGCAAGGCCGACCAGTGGGACCTCCTGCTGCGGGCCCGCGCGCTCGACTCCACGACCTTCGTGGTCGCGGTCGGCCAGGGCGACCCCGCGACCCTGCCCGCCGGATCCCGCGGCCACGACCCCGCGAGCGGCGCGCCCACGGGCATCGGCCGCAGCGCCGTCGTCTCCCCGCTCGGCGAGGTGCTGCACCGCCTCGGCGGCGAGGAGGAGCTGCTCGTCGTCGACATCGACCCCTCGGCCGTCGAGGCCGCGCGCGGCACGCTGCCCGTGCTCGCGAACAGGCGTCGGGGGCTCGAGCAGGCGGTCTGA
- a CDS encoding GntR family transcriptional regulator has product MRERAGDPGTSASALSGRERAYEFLHAHVLTDPDQQGAFLNEQELAERIGVSRTPVREALLLLAADDLVEMIPKRGARIPVITGRQIAELMELRGVLERHAATSAVEHDRTPLDAMRDVLEQQRAMVETPPRESGREFIEHDRRFHQLLVDAAGSELMSRTYAKLRARQILVGVEALYRATDRQDRVCEEHAGIVDALAAGDAAAARDAIDRHLAVTLEVLLRA; this is encoded by the coding sequence ATGCGAGAACGGGCGGGCGATCCAGGCACCTCGGCGAGCGCCCTCTCCGGCCGCGAGCGGGCCTACGAGTTCCTGCACGCGCACGTCCTCACCGACCCGGACCAGCAGGGCGCGTTCCTCAACGAGCAGGAGCTCGCGGAGCGCATCGGCGTCTCCCGCACGCCCGTCCGCGAGGCCCTGCTGCTGCTCGCCGCCGACGACCTGGTGGAGATGATCCCCAAGCGCGGCGCCCGGATCCCCGTCATCACGGGCCGCCAGATCGCCGAGCTGATGGAGCTGCGCGGCGTCCTCGAACGGCACGCCGCCACGAGCGCCGTGGAGCACGACCGCACGCCGCTCGACGCGATGCGCGACGTGCTCGAGCAGCAGCGCGCCATGGTCGAGACGCCGCCGCGCGAGAGCGGCCGGGAGTTCATCGAGCACGACCGCCGCTTCCACCAGCTCCTCGTCGACGCCGCGGGCAGCGAGCTCATGAGCCGCACCTACGCGAAGCTCCGCGCGCGGCAGATCCTCGTCGGCGTCGAGGCGCTCTACCGCGCCACCGACCGGCAGGACCGCGTCTGCGAGGAGCACGCCGGGATCGTCGACGCGCTGGCCGCGGGCGACGCCGCGGCCGCCCGCGACGCGATCGACCGCCACCTCGCGGTCACGCTCGAGGTGCTGCTGCGCGCCTGA
- a CDS encoding acetamidase/formamidase family protein, with translation MSDVLQSGTGPVLGRHHLPSRADEIRWGWLPTAESRPVLTVASGEAVTIDTVSHEGILDDQGRDPVAYLAQFGVGRDRVLDDAVDIAASGIANTEADGPHVVTGPVGVRGARPGDVLRVDVLDLAPRVPYGFISNRHGFGALAGEMPADPHSLATRDVDTIITGGSVSHFAWVEERDGRRVGVIHAGDARTLAFPLAPFLGLMAVATPGSEAHHSVPPGRFGGNIDVKHAIAGSTLYLPVLADEALFSTGDPHFAQGNGEVALTAFEAPLRATLRLTTLSGAEARRATGGLAEPVLETPTHWIPTGMDVDLDVAMRNAVRNAVDFLATRFDLARSVALAYLSAAGDFEVSQVVDQVKGVHCMIRKADFASWH, from the coding sequence ATGAGCGACGTCCTGCAGTCCGGCACCGGACCGGTCCTCGGGCGGCACCACCTGCCGTCGCGGGCGGACGAGATCCGCTGGGGCTGGCTGCCGACCGCGGAGAGCCGGCCCGTGCTGACGGTCGCGTCGGGGGAGGCCGTGACGATCGACACCGTCAGCCACGAGGGGATCCTCGACGACCAGGGCCGGGATCCCGTCGCCTACCTCGCCCAGTTCGGCGTCGGGCGCGACCGCGTGCTCGACGACGCGGTGGACATCGCGGCGAGCGGGATCGCGAACACCGAGGCGGACGGCCCGCACGTGGTCACGGGACCGGTGGGCGTCCGCGGCGCGCGACCGGGCGACGTGCTGCGCGTCGACGTGCTCGACCTGGCGCCGCGCGTGCCCTACGGCTTCATCAGCAACCGGCACGGGTTCGGCGCGCTCGCCGGGGAGATGCCGGCCGACCCGCACTCGCTGGCCACGCGCGACGTCGACACGATCATCACGGGCGGATCCGTCAGCCACTTCGCCTGGGTGGAGGAGCGCGACGGGCGCCGCGTCGGCGTGATCCACGCCGGCGACGCCCGCACGCTCGCCTTCCCGCTCGCGCCGTTCCTCGGCCTCATGGCCGTGGCCACGCCCGGGTCCGAGGCGCACCACTCGGTGCCGCCGGGGCGCTTCGGCGGCAACATCGACGTGAAGCACGCGATCGCCGGGTCGACCCTCTACCTGCCCGTGCTCGCCGACGAGGCCCTCTTCTCCACCGGAGACCCGCACTTCGCGCAGGGCAACGGCGAGGTCGCGCTCACCGCGTTCGAGGCGCCGCTGCGGGCGACCCTCCGGCTCACGACCCTCTCGGGCGCCGAGGCGCGGCGCGCGACGGGCGGGCTCGCGGAGCCCGTGCTCGAGACGCCGACGCACTGGATCCCCACGGGCATGGACGTGGACCTCGACGTCGCGATGCGGAACGCCGTGCGCAACGCGGTCGACTTCCTCGCGACGCGCTTCGACCTCGCGCGCTCGGTGGCGCTCGCCTACCTCTCGGCGGCCGGCGACTTCGAGGTGTCCCAGGTCGTGGACCAGGTGAAGGGCGTGCACTGCATGATCCGCAAGGCCGACTTCGCGTCCTGGCACTGA
- a CDS encoding RidA family protein, with protein sequence MTERTVHSFDASTGVPPQVGPFAHATRWGDTLYVTGQMPTDPATGELVGGGLVAETRQVLANLTAVVARFGATLDDALMVRVYLTDFGDFDRFNEEYRSWFAGPLPSRTCVGVTGLAVGATVEIDLVVGIPGGGTR encoded by the coding sequence ATGACCGAGCGCACCGTCCACTCCTTCGACGCCTCCACCGGCGTGCCGCCGCAGGTCGGCCCGTTCGCGCACGCCACCCGCTGGGGCGACACCCTGTACGTGACCGGGCAGATGCCGACGGATCCCGCGACCGGCGAGCTCGTCGGCGGCGGCCTCGTCGCCGAGACCCGGCAGGTGCTCGCGAACCTCACGGCCGTGGTCGCCCGCTTCGGCGCCACGCTCGACGACGCCCTCATGGTGCGCGTCTACCTCACCGACTTCGGGGACTTCGACCGCTTCAACGAGGAGTACCGCTCCTGGTTCGCGGGGCCCCTGCCGAGCCGCACCTGCGTGGGCGTCACGGGGCTCGCGGTCGGCGCCACGGTGGAGATCGACCTCGTCGTCGGGATCCCCGGCGGGGGGACGCGATGA
- a CDS encoding amino acid ABC transporter permease/ATP-binding protein, which translates to MDQFLHYLTLPYLLQGIGITAQLTLYGFFGGLLVGGVLAAMQLSRFRALAVLARAYTVIYRGTPLILQLVFVFTALPHVGIVLSPIAAGALALALNEAAFFAEILRSGVRGVDAGQTAAARALGMVPRVVMRRVVGPQAARSIVPALGNEAVSTMKNSALASIIAVPELTLRSQQLASSTFEYFSIYFASAVMYLLLTGIVTVTQLLVEDAADLDRTNRRSFLSRLVPRRRARAAASDGGVDSGGAAAEDPVAAAAVASPDGRAPTGPADPGARVLGPPIVELRGVRKRYGANEVLRGIDLTIRAGEVIALLGPSGSGKSTLLRTINRLETVDSGEVLLAGRPIGLDAAGRLAPEAAVAAQRVEAGVGMVFQQFNLFHHLTAQQNVAAPLRWVAGMDPAAAEARARELLAGVGLAARADVLPRHLSGGQQQRVGIARALAASPRVLLLDEPTSALDPELVAEVLAVIRGLAQREGLTMLIATHQMRFARDVADRVVFMAGGVVVEDGPARQVIDAPRDPVTARFVNAMNQAEA; encoded by the coding sequence GTGGACCAGTTCCTGCACTACCTCACCCTCCCGTACCTCCTCCAGGGCATCGGCATCACGGCGCAGCTGACGCTCTACGGCTTCTTCGGCGGGCTGCTCGTCGGCGGCGTGCTCGCGGCCATGCAGCTCAGCCGGTTCCGCGCGCTCGCCGTCCTGGCGCGGGCCTACACGGTCATCTACCGCGGGACGCCGCTGATCCTGCAGCTCGTGTTCGTCTTCACGGCGCTGCCCCACGTGGGCATCGTGCTGTCGCCCATCGCGGCGGGGGCGCTCGCGCTCGCGCTGAACGAGGCGGCGTTCTTCGCCGAGATCCTGCGCTCGGGCGTGCGCGGGGTGGACGCGGGCCAGACCGCCGCCGCCCGCGCCCTCGGGATGGTGCCGCGTGTGGTCATGCGCCGCGTCGTCGGGCCGCAGGCGGCGCGCTCGATCGTCCCGGCGCTCGGGAACGAGGCCGTGTCGACCATGAAGAACAGCGCGCTCGCGTCGATCATCGCCGTGCCCGAGCTCACCCTCCGCAGCCAGCAGCTCGCGTCGAGCACGTTCGAGTACTTCAGCATCTACTTCGCCTCGGCGGTGATGTACCTGCTCCTCACGGGCATCGTCACCGTGACGCAGCTGCTCGTCGAGGACGCGGCCGACCTCGACCGCACGAACCGCAGGTCGTTCCTGTCGCGCCTCGTGCCGCGGCGGCGCGCGCGGGCGGCGGCGTCGGACGGCGGCGTCGATTCCGGGGGAGCCGCGGCGGAGGATCCGGTGGCCGCGGCGGCCGTCGCCAGCCCGGACGGCCGCGCGCCGACCGGCCCGGCGGACCCCGGCGCGCGCGTCCTCGGCCCGCCCATCGTGGAGCTGCGGGGCGTGCGGAAGCGGTACGGCGCGAACGAGGTGCTCCGCGGCATCGACCTCACCATCCGCGCGGGCGAGGTCATCGCGCTCCTCGGGCCGAGCGGCTCCGGCAAGAGCACGCTCCTCCGCACCATCAACCGGCTGGAGACGGTGGACTCCGGCGAGGTGCTGCTGGCCGGCCGCCCCATCGGCCTCGACGCCGCCGGGCGCCTGGCGCCCGAGGCGGCGGTCGCCGCCCAGCGCGTGGAGGCCGGCGTCGGCATGGTGTTCCAGCAGTTCAACCTGTTCCACCACCTCACGGCGCAGCAGAACGTCGCCGCGCCCCTGCGCTGGGTCGCCGGCATGGATCCCGCCGCCGCCGAGGCGCGCGCCCGCGAGCTGCTCGCCGGGGTCGGCCTCGCGGCCCGCGCCGACGTGCTGCCGCGGCACCTGTCCGGCGGGCAGCAGCAGCGCGTCGGGATCGCCCGCGCCCTCGCGGCGAGCCCGCGCGTGCTGCTGCTCGACGAGCCCACCAGCGCCCTCGACCCCGAGCTGGTGGCCGAGGTGCTCGCCGTCATCCGGGGTCTCGCCCAGAGAGAAGGACTCACCATGCTCATCGCCACCCACCAGATGCGGTTCGCCCGCGACGTGGCCGACCGCGTCGTGTTCATGGCCGGGGGCGTCGTCGTGGAGGACGGCCCCGCCCGCCAGGTCATCGACGCGCCGCGGGATCCCGTCACGGCCCGCTTCGTGAACGCCATGAACCAGGCGGAGGCGTGA
- a CDS encoding ABC transporter substrate-binding protein — protein MIRALPGAAALAAALLLLTGCASGASAGGEAAAVKYSDLAQGSTCSALREQHPDWVGKTLTNAINPHTPGYESVNADDPSVYEGFDIDLGEAMGACLGFTVDYVPVAFAELIPTMASGQADFVISDIYATEERAANADFITYSKVFDGLLVAKGNPKQLTGIDTSLCGTTVALNKGFVEVPLVEALAPDCEAAGEAAPTVSLFDGNADCVHAILAGRADTYINDVNTVNRFIQEHPDDLDKATAVTLDYKIGIAVPQERTDFRDAMEAALVAVQDSGLQQRLAADWDLDENAVEAPTILSTTD, from the coding sequence GTGATCCGAGCGCTCCCCGGTGCCGCCGCCCTCGCCGCCGCCCTCCTCCTCCTGACCGGCTGCGCGAGCGGCGCCAGCGCGGGCGGCGAGGCCGCCGCCGTGAAGTACTCCGACCTCGCGCAGGGGTCCACGTGCTCCGCCCTGCGCGAGCAGCACCCCGACTGGGTCGGGAAGACCCTCACCAACGCCATCAACCCGCACACCCCCGGCTACGAGTCGGTGAACGCGGACGACCCGAGCGTCTACGAGGGCTTCGACATCGACCTCGGCGAGGCCATGGGCGCGTGCCTCGGCTTCACGGTCGACTACGTGCCCGTCGCGTTCGCCGAGCTGATCCCCACCATGGCGAGCGGCCAGGCCGACTTCGTGATCTCCGACATCTACGCGACCGAGGAGCGGGCGGCCAACGCCGACTTCATCACCTACTCCAAGGTCTTCGACGGCCTGCTCGTCGCGAAGGGGAACCCGAAGCAGCTCACCGGGATCGACACCTCGCTCTGCGGCACCACGGTCGCGCTCAACAAGGGCTTCGTGGAGGTGCCGCTCGTGGAGGCGCTCGCCCCCGACTGCGAGGCGGCGGGCGAGGCGGCCCCGACCGTGAGCCTCTTCGACGGCAACGCCGACTGCGTGCACGCGATCCTCGCCGGCCGGGCCGACACGTACATCAACGACGTCAACACCGTGAACCGCTTCATCCAGGAGCACCCGGACGACCTCGACAAGGCCACGGCCGTGACCCTCGACTACAAGATCGGCATCGCCGTGCCGCAGGAGCGGACCGACTTCCGCGACGCCATGGAGGCCGCGCTCGTCGCCGTCCAGGACTCCGGGCTGCAGCAGCGGCTCGCCGCCGACTGGGACCTCGACGAGAACGCGGTCGAGGCGCCCACCATCCTCAGCACCACGGACTGA
- a CDS encoding FadR/GntR family transcriptional regulator: MTSSIPGMRRSRNVPVELVAHLERLIATGELAPGTKLPAERELALSMSVSRSSLREAMHELESKHLVERTPGRGTIVMRPSDEVTRLRGLAPDRMSADHVAELREVIEPRVAGFAALRATPANVLQLSDVLDRSSEDLRQAESLRLDVEFHLLLAQAAQNPLLSALCTMSSEWTGDVRAHSHATRRGRRISLRGHHAIHEAVAAHDVAGAQAAMAAHLADVRELIARAAHDDDGADGPGTVDAVG; this comes from the coding sequence ATGACCTCCTCCATCCCGGGCATGCGACGGTCGCGCAACGTGCCCGTGGAGCTGGTCGCCCACCTCGAGCGCCTCATCGCCACCGGCGAGCTCGCCCCCGGCACGAAGCTGCCCGCGGAGCGCGAGCTCGCGCTGAGCATGTCCGTGTCGCGCTCGTCGCTGCGCGAGGCCATGCACGAGCTCGAGTCGAAGCACCTGGTGGAGCGGACGCCGGGACGCGGGACCATCGTGATGCGGCCGTCCGACGAGGTGACCCGGCTGCGGGGGCTGGCGCCCGACCGCATGTCGGCGGATCACGTCGCGGAGCTGCGCGAGGTCATCGAGCCGCGGGTGGCGGGATTCGCGGCCCTGCGCGCGACGCCGGCCAACGTCCTGCAGCTGTCCGACGTGCTGGACCGCTCGAGCGAGGACCTGCGGCAGGCCGAGTCCCTGCGGCTCGACGTGGAGTTCCACCTGCTGCTCGCGCAGGCCGCGCAGAACCCCCTGCTCTCGGCGCTCTGCACGATGTCGAGCGAGTGGACGGGCGACGTGCGCGCGCACTCGCACGCCACGCGACGCGGGCGCCGGATCTCGCTCCGCGGCCACCACGCGATCCACGAGGCGGTCGCGGCCCACGACGTGGCGGGCGCGCAGGCCGCCATGGCCGCGCACCTCGCGGACGTGCGCGAGCTCATCGCGCGCGCCGCCCACGACGACGACGGCGCCGACGGTCCGGGGACCGTCGACGCCGTCGGGTGA
- a CDS encoding MFS transporter: MADDPTASPAATAPASGAHAAPAATEKPTRRELVKAFTASLTGTSLEWYDFAVYSAASAVVFPVVFFPSSDPYTATILAFSTYAVGYVSRPVGGFVFGRLGDKIGRKPVLVLTLLLIGIATFLIGVLPGYATIGLAAPIILVLLRFAQGVGVGGEWGGAVLLSSEFGDPRKRGFWSSAAQVGPPAGNLLANGALALLTVLLTEEDFLDWGWRVAFLLSALLVAFGLWIRLKLEDTPVFKALQERGDRPSAPVSEVFRTQLRPLVAAILSRVGPDVLYALFTVFTLTYGVNTLGFDRSQVLVAVLVGSAVQLFTIPFAGAVSDRINRRAVYAAAAVGAAVWAYVFFAITDGSSTFVLGVGIVLGLFFHSFMYGPQAAYIIEQFSPRLRYTGASLAYTIAGVIGGAIAPLMFTIIYEETGSWVGIALYLTAAVVLTLVGLAMGRDSDVSEDEEYVRTGAEGVAAPVTGR, from the coding sequence ATGGCCGACGACCCCACCGCCTCCCCGGCGGCGACCGCGCCCGCATCCGGCGCGCACGCGGCACCCGCCGCGACCGAGAAGCCCACCCGCCGCGAGCTCGTGAAGGCGTTCACCGCGAGCCTCACCGGCACCTCGCTCGAGTGGTACGACTTCGCCGTCTACTCGGCGGCCAGCGCCGTCGTGTTCCCCGTCGTCTTCTTCCCGTCGTCGGATCCGTACACGGCGACGATCCTCGCGTTCTCCACCTACGCGGTCGGCTACGTGTCGCGCCCCGTCGGCGGGTTCGTCTTCGGGCGGCTCGGCGACAAGATCGGTCGCAAGCCCGTCCTCGTGCTCACGCTGCTGCTCATCGGCATCGCGACCTTCCTCATCGGCGTGCTGCCGGGCTACGCGACCATCGGGCTCGCGGCGCCGATCATCCTGGTGCTCCTCCGCTTCGCGCAGGGCGTGGGCGTCGGCGGCGAGTGGGGCGGCGCGGTGCTGCTCTCGAGCGAGTTCGGGGATCCGCGGAAGAGGGGCTTCTGGTCGTCGGCCGCGCAGGTCGGCCCGCCCGCGGGCAACCTGCTCGCCAACGGCGCGCTCGCGCTGCTCACGGTGCTGCTCACCGAGGAGGACTTCCTCGACTGGGGCTGGCGCGTGGCCTTCCTGCTCTCGGCGCTGCTCGTGGCGTTCGGCCTCTGGATCCGCCTGAAGCTCGAGGACACCCCCGTGTTCAAGGCGCTGCAGGAGCGCGGCGATCGGCCGAGCGCGCCCGTGTCCGAGGTGTTCCGCACCCAGCTGCGCCCGCTCGTCGCGGCGATCCTCTCCCGCGTCGGACCCGACGTCCTCTACGCGCTCTTCACGGTCTTCACGCTCACCTACGGCGTCAACACGCTGGGCTTCGACCGCAGCCAGGTGCTCGTGGCGGTGCTCGTGGGATCCGCCGTGCAGCTGTTCACCATCCCGTTCGCGGGCGCCGTGAGCGACCGGATCAACCGCCGGGCCGTGTACGCGGCCGCCGCGGTGGGCGCGGCCGTCTGGGCGTACGTGTTCTTCGCGATCACCGACGGCTCGTCGACCTTCGTGCTCGGCGTGGGCATCGTGCTCGGGCTGTTCTTCCACTCCTTCATGTACGGGCCGCAGGCGGCGTACATCATCGAGCAGTTCTCGCCGCGCCTCCGCTACACGGGCGCCTCGCTCGCGTACACGATCGCCGGCGTCATCGGCGGGGCCATCGCGCCGCTGATGTTCACGATCATCTACGAGGAGACGGGCAGCTGGGTCGGCATCGCGCTGTACCTCACGGCCGCCGTCGTGCTCACGCTCGTGGGGCTCGCGATGGGCCGCGACTCGGACGTGTCCGAGGACGAGGAGTACGTGCGCACGGGCGCCGAGGGCGTGGCCGCGCCGGTCACCGGGCGCTGA
- a CDS encoding DUF2848 domain-containing protein, with protein MTTLRFQLPDGSTPSVEVVSLLNAGYAGRDQAEVQAHIDELAELGVPGPETTPALYPVAPYLASQADAVPAQHGRTSGEAEWALVITDDDVLLTVACDHTDRALEVHGVAWSKNAGPDVLGRKAWRLADVRDRLDAIRLRGWVGEEGAEELIQDSTLAALLTPDHWLEVLEQRGLRVPGTVLISGTVAMVPGVDQFASRWRVQLEDPATGETIDAAYRVELLPEAIG; from the coding sequence ATGACCACCCTGCGCTTCCAGCTGCCCGACGGATCCACCCCGAGCGTCGAGGTCGTGTCGCTCCTCAACGCCGGCTACGCGGGCCGCGACCAGGCCGAGGTGCAGGCGCACATCGACGAGCTGGCCGAGCTCGGCGTGCCCGGACCCGAGACCACGCCCGCGCTCTACCCCGTCGCGCCGTACCTCGCGTCGCAGGCCGACGCGGTGCCCGCGCAGCACGGCCGCACCTCGGGCGAGGCCGAGTGGGCCCTCGTGATCACCGACGACGACGTGCTCCTCACCGTCGCGTGCGACCACACCGACCGCGCGCTCGAGGTGCACGGCGTCGCGTGGAGCAAGAACGCCGGACCGGACGTGCTGGGACGGAAGGCCTGGCGCCTCGCCGACGTGCGCGACCGCCTCGACGCGATCCGCCTGCGCGGCTGGGTCGGCGAGGAGGGCGCCGAGGAGCTCATCCAGGACTCCACGCTCGCCGCGCTCCTCACCCCCGACCACTGGCTCGAGGTGCTCGAGCAGCGCGGCCTCCGGGTGCCCGGCACGGTGCTCATCTCGGGCACGGTCGCCATGGTCCCGGGCGTCGACCAGTTCGCGTCGCGCTGGCGCGTGCAGCTCGAGGATCCCGCCACGGGCGAGACCATCGACGCCGCCTACCGCGTGGAGCTGCTCCCCGAGGCGATCGGCTGA
- the purQ gene encoding phosphoribosylformylglycinamidine synthase subunit PurQ yields MRVGVITFPGSLDDRDAQRAVRLAGATPVALWHGDHDLKGVDAIVLPGGFSYGDYLRAGAIAAFAPIMREVVDAAERGVPVLGICNGFQMLTEAHLLPGGLIRNEAGNFVCRDQRLRVEATSTAWTSAFTPDEEITIPLKNGEGGFIADADTLDRLEGEGRVAFRYLGGNPNGSLRDIAGITNARGNVVGLMPHPEHAVEEGFGPDTPAAMRSGVDGLRLFTSVLEGVLAQ; encoded by the coding sequence ATGCGCGTCGGGGTCATCACCTTCCCGGGATCCCTCGACGACCGCGACGCGCAGCGCGCCGTCCGTCTCGCGGGCGCCACCCCGGTCGCGCTCTGGCACGGCGACCACGACCTCAAGGGCGTCGACGCGATCGTGCTCCCCGGCGGCTTCAGCTACGGCGACTACCTGCGCGCGGGCGCCATCGCCGCCTTCGCGCCGATCATGCGCGAGGTCGTCGACGCCGCCGAGCGCGGCGTCCCCGTGCTCGGCATCTGCAACGGCTTCCAGATGCTCACCGAGGCGCACCTGCTGCCCGGCGGGCTGATCCGCAACGAGGCGGGCAACTTCGTGTGCCGCGACCAGCGCCTCCGCGTCGAGGCCACGAGCACCGCCTGGACGAGCGCCTTCACGCCGGACGAGGAGATCACCATCCCGCTGAAGAACGGCGAGGGCGGCTTCATCGCCGACGCCGACACGCTCGACCGCCTCGAGGGCGAGGGCCGCGTGGCCTTCCGCTACCTCGGCGGCAACCCGAACGGATCCCTGCGCGACATCGCCGGGATCACCAACGCCCGCGGCAACGTCGTCGGCCTCATGCCCCACCCGGAGCACGCCGTCGAGGAGGGCTTCGGACCGGACACCCCGGCCGCCATGCGCTCCGGTGTCGACGGCCTCCGTCTCTTCACGTCCGTCCTCGAAGGAGTCCTCGCGCAGTGA